A region from the Candidatus Margulisiibacteriota bacterium genome encodes:
- the mfd gene encoding transcription-repair coupling factor: MYCKKIMVRDLLIPMIKMNRIVIELKSPEKIPHSNLVFQLVNQNYRRVPLVLNRGEFAVRGDIIDVFAQNHSHPVRVEYFGDKVEDVRTFDINTQCSINKLDKVMFSENERESLVFSRLPNSGGASLAIVAQYNDGDHVVHENHGVAVYRGLKHLATNSIEGEYLLLEYKGNDKLYVPLEQINLIHKFDDSGVVAQIHSLSDSQWRAIKRKAQKATQNIARELLQLYKVRYNQPGYAFSADSVWQIDLEETFPYEETKDQEKAILEVKKDMETPRPMDRLICGDVGFGKTEIAIRAAFKASLDSKQVAILVPTTVLAQQHYLNCISRFQEFGLIVEVLTRFRSKKEQIAVIQKLKEGKVDVIIGTHRLLQGDIQFKDIGLLIIDEEQRFGVVHKEKLKQFRKTVDVLTMTATPIPRTLYMSLSGVRDISVISTPPQGREPVRTIVEPYNEDIIKQAVEKEIARGGQVFYLHNDVRSLEKTAKKISSLVPEAKVGVAHGQMKGHSLEKIMLDFLDKHYDILACSTIIESGLDIANVNTIIIIDADKFGLSQLHQLRGRVGRTSKNAFAYLLYQPGKVLSKDARERLEAIAEYTALGSGFNIAMKDLQIRGAGNVLGAEQHGNMVAIGFELYCKLLQDSISRARGESVPQAKEFVTGLLHIPDYYIEDHKQKIAIYQRLFSSKKTQDIEEVAREMEDRFGKPPEEVVKLVKSLKDQLT, from the coding sequence ATGTATTGTAAAAAAATAATGGTCAGGGATTTACTGATCCCTATGATAAAAATGAATAGAATTGTTATCGAGTTAAAAAGTCCTGAAAAAATACCTCATTCAAATCTAGTCTTTCAGCTGGTTAACCAGAATTATAGACGAGTTCCTCTTGTTCTGAACCGGGGAGAGTTCGCGGTAAGAGGAGATATCATCGACGTATTTGCTCAAAATCACAGCCATCCGGTAAGAGTAGAATATTTTGGTGATAAGGTGGAAGATGTTCGTACCTTTGACATCAATACTCAGTGCTCGATAAATAAGTTAGACAAAGTTATGTTTAGCGAAAATGAGAGAGAATCTCTAGTGTTTTCGCGTCTTCCGAATTCAGGTGGCGCTTCCTTAGCCATTGTTGCCCAGTATAATGATGGTGATCACGTTGTTCATGAGAATCACGGTGTTGCAGTGTATCGGGGATTGAAACACCTTGCAACCAACAGTATCGAAGGAGAATATCTGCTTCTGGAATACAAAGGCAATGACAAGCTCTATGTTCCGCTTGAGCAAATAAATCTGATACACAAATTTGATGATTCCGGCGTGGTGGCGCAGATTCATTCGCTCAGTGACAGTCAATGGCGAGCTATCAAAAGAAAAGCACAGAAGGCCACGCAGAACATCGCACGCGAGTTGTTGCAGCTCTACAAGGTCCGTTATAACCAGCCGGGGTATGCGTTTTCTGCTGACTCGGTCTGGCAAATTGACCTGGAAGAAACCTTCCCATATGAAGAAACCAAAGATCAGGAAAAAGCCATACTCGAAGTGAAAAAAGATATGGAAACTCCCCGTCCAATGGATCGGCTCATCTGTGGAGACGTTGGTTTTGGAAAAACAGAGATAGCGATTCGAGCGGCATTTAAGGCTTCGCTTGATAGTAAGCAAGTCGCAATACTTGTGCCTACAACCGTTCTGGCACAGCAGCATTATCTCAACTGTATCAGCAGGTTTCAAGAGTTCGGACTTATCGTTGAGGTACTCACTCGATTTAGAAGCAAAAAAGAGCAAATTGCAGTGATTCAAAAACTTAAGGAAGGAAAAGTTGATGTCATTATCGGGACACATCGGTTGCTTCAAGGTGATATACAGTTTAAAGATATCGGATTGCTAATTATCGATGAAGAGCAACGGTTTGGCGTAGTTCATAAAGAAAAACTCAAGCAGTTCAGGAAAACCGTTGATGTGCTCACAATGACTGCGACGCCTATCCCTCGCACGCTTTATATGAGCCTTTCCGGAGTGAGGGACATCAGCGTGATATCAACGCCTCCGCAAGGAAGGGAACCGGTACGAACGATTGTAGAGCCATATAACGAGGATATTATCAAACAGGCTGTCGAAAAGGAAATTGCACGGGGTGGTCAGGTTTTTTACCTCCATAATGACGTGCGCTCCTTAGAGAAGACTGCTAAAAAAATATCCAGTTTGGTACCAGAGGCGAAGGTGGGTGTTGCCCATGGTCAAATGAAAGGTCATAGCCTGGAAAAAATCATGCTCGACTTTCTCGACAAACATTACGATATATTGGCTTGTTCTACCATCATAGAATCAGGACTGGATATAGCCAATGTTAACACGATCATTATTATCGATGCAGACAAGTTCGGGCTTTCTCAATTGCATCAGTTAAGAGGCAGGGTTGGAAGAACTTCAAAGAATGCCTTCGCCTATCTGTTGTATCAACCGGGAAAAGTTCTTTCAAAAGATGCACGTGAAAGGCTTGAAGCTATTGCTGAATATACCGCTTTGGGCTCAGGGTTTAATATTGCCATGAAAGATCTTCAGATTCGAGGTGCGGGAAATGTGTTGGGAGCTGAGCAGCACGGGAATATGGTTGCTATTGGATTTGAGCTCTATTGTAAATTGCTTCAGGATTCCATCTCTCGGGCAAGGGGTGAGTCTGTCCCTCAGGCAAAGGAGTTTGTCACGGGGTTACTGCATATCCCTGACTATTATATTGAGGATCACAAACAGAAAATTGCTATTTATCAGCGATTATTTTCCTCAAAAAAAACTCAAGATATTGAAGAAGTAGCGAGAGAAATGGAAGATCGCTTTGGGAAACCGCCGGAAGAGGTGGTCAAGCTTGTTAAATCGCTAAAAGATCAGTTGACATAA